The following proteins are co-located in the Oenanthe melanoleuca isolate GR-GAL-2019-014 chromosome 4, OMel1.0, whole genome shotgun sequence genome:
- the SORBS2 gene encoding sorbin and SH3 domain-containing protein 2 isoform X3 gives MKAAEPLQTVDRPKDWYKTMFKQIHMVHKPDDDTDLYNTAYAYNTGSYSPSFSAQAHPAAKTQTYRPLSKSASDSGSDAFKVSSPLPPHVPPVPPHRMRQRSTPEKNDWDPPDRKVDTRKFRSEPRSIFEYEPGKSSILEHERPASLYHHYSTDRGLDRPSSSASTASDYRKRRKSEPAVSHPRAHSDQNANRPNLGRTDTQGSCSTLRKPLTSSSPSSPSRAKGGDISKVYPSLLSYSVHNHNTSNELDYCSTYRQHLAVPNDSRRATSYKNGWQMTRQNAEVWSSTEEAASPKRKSRSCDDLLNDDRDSYPDAQAKAESMGSLLCEEDSKEMCSMNWNSPYVEGRASGRSRVRHRSAHDAPGFLKMYKKMHRINRKDLMNSEVICSVKSRILQYEKEQHKGILQGWRESSTEEVPRDMVPTRISEFEKLIQKSKSMPNLGDDMLSTVTLEPPKNGLCPKRRFSIESLLEEETPVRHPSQVQRSYKSKALVPIHIEVTSDEPQRSHIDFSDSDQDGVVSDLSDFIQIEGSSFCSESDFDHFSFTSSESFYGSGHHHHHHHHHHRHLISSCKGRCPASYTRFTTMLKHERAKQETTEDPRRQEAESGLSKIAFLVSPVPFRRKKSAAPKKQTEKKKCKSSVFEALDSALKDICDQIKAEKRRGSLPDNSILHRLISELLPDIPERNSSLRALKKSPTHQPFHPLPQDGAIHCPLYQNDCGRLPLSASFPDMDATNNNDSALCFQDQESPGSYSSAFTDVGRCTPRERRGTTDKEKLPARAVYDFKAQTSKELSFKKGDTVYILRKIDQNWYEGEHHGRVGIFPISYVEKLSPPEKAQPARPPPPAQIGEIGEAVAKYNFSADTNVELSLRKGDRVILLKRVDQNWYEGKIPGTNKQGIFPVSYVEVIKKNPSKSVDDYPDPPIPQSYSSDRIHQLSSTKPQRPVLSHENIHSGGEPFQALYNYTPRNEDELELREGDVIDVMEKCDDGWFVGTSRRTKFFGTFPGNYVKRL, from the exons aCAGTTGACAGGCCAAAGGATTGGTACAAGACAATGTTCAAGCAAATCCATATGGTTCATAAGCCTG ATGACGACACAGACTTGTATAATACTGCATATGCATACAATACTG GTAGCTACAGTCCATCCTTCTCTGCTCAGGCACACCCAGCTGCAAAGACACAGACATACAGACCTCTGTCCAAAAGTGCTTCTGACAGTGGCTCTGATGCCTTCAAGGTCTCGTCCCCTTTGCCCCCCCACGTGCCACCGGTACCACCACATCGTATGAGGCAGCGGTCTACACCAGAAAA GAACGACTGGGATCCTCCTGACAGGAAGGTTGACACTCGCAAGTTCCGTTCTGAACCAAGAAGTATTTTTGAGTATGAGCCAGGAAAGTCATCAATCCTTGAACACGAGAGACCG GCTTCCTTATATCATCACTATTCAACAGACAGAGGCCTGGACAGGCCCTCCAG TTCTGCAAGTACGGCGAGTGACTACAGAAAGCGCAGGAAGTCCGAGCCTGCTGTGAGCCATCCGCGGGCACACAGCGATCAGAACGCAAACAGACCCAACCTGGGCCGCACAGACACGCAGGGCTCATGTTCCACCCTTAGGAAGCCTTTAACTAGCTcatctccttcttctccatcaAGAGCAAAAG GTGGGGATATTAGCAAAGTATATCCATCCCTTTTAAGTTACTCAGTGCACAACCACAACACCTCAAATGAATTAGATTACTGTAGCACTTACAGACAACATTTAGCTGTTCCAAATGATTCAAGAAGGGCAACAAGCTACAAGAATGGCTGGCAAATGACTCGCCAAAATGCAGAAgtctggagcagcacagaggaagcTGCCTCTCCAAAGAGGAAATCTCGTAGCTGCGATGACCTGTTAAATGATGACCGCGATAGCTATCCCGATGCACAGGCCAAGGCTGAAAGCATGGGCTCTCTCCTCTGTGAGGAGGACTCCAAAGAAATGTGCTCAATGAACTGGAACTCCCCATATGTTGAGGGCCGTGCTAGTGGTAGGTCAAGAGTTCGTCACAGATCTGCACACGATGCTCCAGGGTTCCTGAAGATGTACAAGAAGATGCACCGCATCAATCGCAAGGACTTGATGAATTCTGAGGTGATTTGTTCTGTCAAGTCCAGAATACTGCAATATGAAAAAGAACAGCACAAAGGTATTCTTCAGGGCTGGAGAGAGTCTTCTACTGAGGAGGTGCCCAGAGACATGGTGCCAACCAGAATATCTGAATTTGAGAAGCTAATTCAGAAGTCAAAATCAATGCCGAACCTTGGCGATGACATGTTGTCAACTGTTACATTAGAGCCTCCTAAAAATGGCTTGTGTCCAAAGAGGCGATTTTCTATTGAATCCCTGCTGGAAGAAGAAACTCCAGTCAGACATCCCTCTCAGGTACAACGGAGCTACAAGTCTAAAGCCCTGGTGCCAATTCATATTGAAGTGACCAGTGATGAGCCACAACGATCACACATAGATTTTTCAGACAGTGATCAAGACGGAGTGGTTTCTGATCTCAGTGACTTTATCCAGATAGAGGGTTCATCCTTTTGTAGTGAAAGTGACTTTGATcacttttctttcacttcatCTGAAAGCTTTTATGGGTCAGgccatcaccaccaccaccatcaccaccaccacaggCATCTCATCAGCTCCTGCAAAGGGCGGTGCCCAGCATCCTACACCCGCTTCACTACCATGCTGAAACATGAAAGGGCTAAGCAAGAAACCACTGAGGATCCAAGGAGACAGGAAGCAGAATCTGGCCTGTCTAAGATAGCATTCCTCGTCAGTCCAGTGCCTTTCcggaggaaaaaaagtgcagctcctaaaaaacaaactgaaaagaaaaaatgcaagtCATCTGTATTTGAAGCACTAGATTCTGCACTTAAAGACATCTGTGACCaaattaaagctgaaaaaagGCGGGGAAGCTTGCCCGACAACAGTATATTACACAGACTTATTTCTGAGCTGCTTCCAGACATTCCAGAAAGGAATTCATCTCTTAGAGCTCTGAAAAAGAGTCCCACGCACCAGCCTTTTCATCCACTGCCTCAAGATGGTGCTATCCATTGTCCACTGTACCAGAATGATTGTGGAAGATTACCTCTTAGTGCCTCTTTTCCAGACATGGATGCAACTAACAACAATGATAGTGCACTGTGTTTCCAAG ACCAGGAGTCTCCTGGAAGCTATTCTTCTGCTTTCACTGATGTGGGACGATGTACTCCAAGGGAGAGAAGAGGAACTACAGACAAAGAG AAACTGCCAGCTAGAGCTGTATATGACTTTAAAGCTCAAACATCTAA AGAGCTGTCCTTTAAGAAAGGAGATACTGTCTATATCCTCAGGAAAATTGATCAAAACTGGTATGAGGGTGAGCACCATGGAAGAGTTGGAATATTCCCAATTTCTTATGTTGag aaaCTTTCTCCCCCAGAAAAAGCACAGCCTGCCAGGCCACCTCCCCCTGCACAGATTGGAGAGATTGGAGAAGCTGTTGCCAAATATAATTTCAGCGCAGACACAAATGTGGAATTATCACTTAGAAAG GGAGACAGAGTAATTCTTCTTAAGCGAGTTGATCAAAACTGGTATGAAGGTAAAATACCAGGAACCAACAAGCAAGGCATCTTCCCTGTTTCCTATGTAGAAGTCATCAAAAAGAATCCATCAAAAAGTGTTGATGACTATCCTGACCCTCCAATACCCCAAAGCTATTCTAGTGACAGAATACATCAATTAAGTTCCACTAAG
- the SORBS2 gene encoding sorbin and SH3 domain-containing protein 2 isoform X4: MKAAEPLQTVDRPKDWYKTMFKQIHMVHKPGSYSPSFSAQAHPAAKTQTYRPLSKSASDSGSDAFKVSSPLPPHVPPVPPHRMRQRSTPEKNDWDPPDRKVDTRKFRSEPRSIFEYEPGKSSILEHERPASLYHHYSTDRGLDRPSSSASTASDYRKRRKSEPAVSHPRAHSDQNANRPNLGRTDTQGSCSTLRKPLTSSSPSSPSRAKGGDISKVYPSLLSYSVHNHNTSNELDYCSTYRQHLAVPNDSRRATSYKNGWQMTRQNAEVWSSTEEAASPKRKSRSCDDLLNDDRDSYPDAQAKAESMGSLLCEEDSKEMCSMNWNSPYVEGRASGRSRVRHRSAHDAPGFLKMYKKMHRINRKDLMNSEVICSVKSRILQYEKEQHKGILQGWRESSTEEVPRDMVPTRISEFEKLIQKSKSMPNLGDDMLSTVTLEPPKNGLCPKRRFSIESLLEEETPVRHPSQVQRSYKSKALVPIHIEVTSDEPQRSHIDFSDSDQDGVVSDLSDFIQIEGSSFCSESDFDHFSFTSSESFYGSGHHHHHHHHHHRHLISSCKGRCPASYTRFTTMLKHERAKQETTEDPRRQEAESGLSKIAFLVSPVPFRRKKSAAPKKQTEKKKCKSSVFEALDSALKDICDQIKAEKRRGSLPDNSILHRLISELLPDIPERNSSLRALKKSPTHQPFHPLPQDGAIHCPLYQNDCGRLPLSASFPDMDATNNNDSALCFQDQESPGSYSSAFTDVGRCTPRERRGTTDKEKLPARAVYDFKAQTSKELSFKKGDTVYILRKIDQNWYEGEHHGRVGIFPISYVEKLSPPEKAQPARPPPPAQIGEIGEAVAKYNFSADTNVELSLRKGDRVILLKRVDQNWYEGKIPGTNKQGIFPVSYVEVIKKNPSKSVDDYPDPPIPQSYSSDRIHQLSSTKPQRPVLSHENIHSGGEPFQALYNYTPRNEDELELREGDVIDVMEKCDDGWFVGTSRRTKFFGTFPGNYVKRL, encoded by the exons aCAGTTGACAGGCCAAAGGATTGGTACAAGACAATGTTCAAGCAAATCCATATGGTTCATAAGCCTG GTAGCTACAGTCCATCCTTCTCTGCTCAGGCACACCCAGCTGCAAAGACACAGACATACAGACCTCTGTCCAAAAGTGCTTCTGACAGTGGCTCTGATGCCTTCAAGGTCTCGTCCCCTTTGCCCCCCCACGTGCCACCGGTACCACCACATCGTATGAGGCAGCGGTCTACACCAGAAAA GAACGACTGGGATCCTCCTGACAGGAAGGTTGACACTCGCAAGTTCCGTTCTGAACCAAGAAGTATTTTTGAGTATGAGCCAGGAAAGTCATCAATCCTTGAACACGAGAGACCG GCTTCCTTATATCATCACTATTCAACAGACAGAGGCCTGGACAGGCCCTCCAG TTCTGCAAGTACGGCGAGTGACTACAGAAAGCGCAGGAAGTCCGAGCCTGCTGTGAGCCATCCGCGGGCACACAGCGATCAGAACGCAAACAGACCCAACCTGGGCCGCACAGACACGCAGGGCTCATGTTCCACCCTTAGGAAGCCTTTAACTAGCTcatctccttcttctccatcaAGAGCAAAAG GTGGGGATATTAGCAAAGTATATCCATCCCTTTTAAGTTACTCAGTGCACAACCACAACACCTCAAATGAATTAGATTACTGTAGCACTTACAGACAACATTTAGCTGTTCCAAATGATTCAAGAAGGGCAACAAGCTACAAGAATGGCTGGCAAATGACTCGCCAAAATGCAGAAgtctggagcagcacagaggaagcTGCCTCTCCAAAGAGGAAATCTCGTAGCTGCGATGACCTGTTAAATGATGACCGCGATAGCTATCCCGATGCACAGGCCAAGGCTGAAAGCATGGGCTCTCTCCTCTGTGAGGAGGACTCCAAAGAAATGTGCTCAATGAACTGGAACTCCCCATATGTTGAGGGCCGTGCTAGTGGTAGGTCAAGAGTTCGTCACAGATCTGCACACGATGCTCCAGGGTTCCTGAAGATGTACAAGAAGATGCACCGCATCAATCGCAAGGACTTGATGAATTCTGAGGTGATTTGTTCTGTCAAGTCCAGAATACTGCAATATGAAAAAGAACAGCACAAAGGTATTCTTCAGGGCTGGAGAGAGTCTTCTACTGAGGAGGTGCCCAGAGACATGGTGCCAACCAGAATATCTGAATTTGAGAAGCTAATTCAGAAGTCAAAATCAATGCCGAACCTTGGCGATGACATGTTGTCAACTGTTACATTAGAGCCTCCTAAAAATGGCTTGTGTCCAAAGAGGCGATTTTCTATTGAATCCCTGCTGGAAGAAGAAACTCCAGTCAGACATCCCTCTCAGGTACAACGGAGCTACAAGTCTAAAGCCCTGGTGCCAATTCATATTGAAGTGACCAGTGATGAGCCACAACGATCACACATAGATTTTTCAGACAGTGATCAAGACGGAGTGGTTTCTGATCTCAGTGACTTTATCCAGATAGAGGGTTCATCCTTTTGTAGTGAAAGTGACTTTGATcacttttctttcacttcatCTGAAAGCTTTTATGGGTCAGgccatcaccaccaccaccatcaccaccaccacaggCATCTCATCAGCTCCTGCAAAGGGCGGTGCCCAGCATCCTACACCCGCTTCACTACCATGCTGAAACATGAAAGGGCTAAGCAAGAAACCACTGAGGATCCAAGGAGACAGGAAGCAGAATCTGGCCTGTCTAAGATAGCATTCCTCGTCAGTCCAGTGCCTTTCcggaggaaaaaaagtgcagctcctaaaaaacaaactgaaaagaaaaaatgcaagtCATCTGTATTTGAAGCACTAGATTCTGCACTTAAAGACATCTGTGACCaaattaaagctgaaaaaagGCGGGGAAGCTTGCCCGACAACAGTATATTACACAGACTTATTTCTGAGCTGCTTCCAGACATTCCAGAAAGGAATTCATCTCTTAGAGCTCTGAAAAAGAGTCCCACGCACCAGCCTTTTCATCCACTGCCTCAAGATGGTGCTATCCATTGTCCACTGTACCAGAATGATTGTGGAAGATTACCTCTTAGTGCCTCTTTTCCAGACATGGATGCAACTAACAACAATGATAGTGCACTGTGTTTCCAAG ACCAGGAGTCTCCTGGAAGCTATTCTTCTGCTTTCACTGATGTGGGACGATGTACTCCAAGGGAGAGAAGAGGAACTACAGACAAAGAG AAACTGCCAGCTAGAGCTGTATATGACTTTAAAGCTCAAACATCTAA AGAGCTGTCCTTTAAGAAAGGAGATACTGTCTATATCCTCAGGAAAATTGATCAAAACTGGTATGAGGGTGAGCACCATGGAAGAGTTGGAATATTCCCAATTTCTTATGTTGag aaaCTTTCTCCCCCAGAAAAAGCACAGCCTGCCAGGCCACCTCCCCCTGCACAGATTGGAGAGATTGGAGAAGCTGTTGCCAAATATAATTTCAGCGCAGACACAAATGTGGAATTATCACTTAGAAAG GGAGACAGAGTAATTCTTCTTAAGCGAGTTGATCAAAACTGGTATGAAGGTAAAATACCAGGAACCAACAAGCAAGGCATCTTCCCTGTTTCCTATGTAGAAGTCATCAAAAAGAATCCATCAAAAAGTGTTGATGACTATCCTGACCCTCCAATACCCCAAAGCTATTCTAGTGACAGAATACATCAATTAAGTTCCACTAAG